A stretch of DNA from Bradyrhizobium algeriense:
GCGCGTAATCGGCAAATGTCTGCACCGCCGGCCGCAGCGCATGGCGCTTCAGGCGGAGCGCCATGACATGCGTTGGCGGCAGCTGTTCGGTGATGGGAACCACGGCGACGCGGCTTCCGTCATAGCCGATGGTGGTGCGCGGAACGGCATTATGGATGGAGTATCCCTGCCTATGCCCGATCAGCCCGCGGATCATTTCGGATGACCGGGTGCGGAACGAGATGCGCGGCTCGATGCCGGATGCCGTGAAAAGGCTGGAGAAGTAATCGCGCGAATGCGGCAAATCCAGCAGGATGAATGGTTCGTCGCGCATTTCGGTCAGGCTGATCGAAGACCGGGTCGCCAAAGGATGATCGGCCGACAGCAAGATATAGGGCGGCAGTTCGCAGAACTTTTCACCGACGATCTCGTCAGGGACGGCAAAGGAATAGGACAGTGCCAGTTCCGTGCGCCCGGAAATCAAGGCGTCGATGATCTCCTGCTGGTCGCCTTCTTCCAGTTTTACTGAGATGCCCGGTTGGCGCTCGCGAAAGCCTGACAGCAGCCCCGGCATGAAGCGCGTGGCAAGCGTCAGGAAGCTGCCAACCACGATCTCGCCGTGCAAGGTGCTGCCGAGCGACTGGGCGCTTTGGGCGAAATCGCGGGCATGGTTGAGCAGCAGTCTCGCGTCATTCACCAGCCGCTGGCCGGCCGGGGACAGCGTCACGCCTTTGGCGAGATGGCGGATGAAGATCTGGATACCAAGTTCTGCCTCTATCTGGCTGAGCGCGGCCGAGATCGAGGGCTGGGAGACATTCAGCCGCTTGGCCGCCTCCGTCACGCTGCCCGCGTCGGCCGTCTCAACCACGTAACGCAACGCCCGGAGCGAGAACCTCATCGCATTTTCCTATGTATCTCCAAACATAAAAATATTTTCCTTATGATAGGCGCTCCGGCACCCTGTCGTCCAGTCGAACAGGAGCCAATGAATGATCCGCACGGGTGAAGAGTACAAACAGGGCATTCGCGATGGCCGCGAGGTTTGGGTCGATGGCGAGCGCGTCAAGGACGTGACCAGTCACCCGGCGCTGAAGCCGATCATCGATATCAGGGCCCGCATTTACGACATGGCGCATGAAGAGCGCTACAGCGGCGATCTAACCTATGTCGAAGGCAATGAGCGGCATTCGACCTTCTATCGGCCGCCGCAGGAACAGAAGGACTGGCACGACAAGATCAAGGCCGTCGATCAGGTGATGAAGGATATCGGTGGCGTCGTCACCCGCGTGGGCGACGAGACCATCGGGGAGATGTGGTCGCTCACCGATGGTCGCGACGTGCTGGCGGAGATCGATCCGCGCTTCGCCGCCAATATCGACCGGCATATCCGCGCCGTGATCGAGAAGGACATCTTCCACGTGTCGGCCAATACCGACCCGAAGGGCGATCGCTCGCTGCCGCCGCAGCAGCAGGATCCCGACCTGATGGTCCACGTCACCCGTGAGACCGATGCCGGCATCATCATCCGTGGCGCAAAATATGAGACCGCGGCGGCTTACGCCGATCAGGCCTATCTGAAGCCAACCGTCGGCGCCTGGGCCAATGAAAAA
This window harbors:
- a CDS encoding LysR family transcriptional regulator — its product is MRFSLRALRYVVETADAGSVTEAAKRLNVSQPSISAALSQIEAELGIQIFIRHLAKGVTLSPAGQRLVNDARLLLNHARDFAQSAQSLGSTLHGEIVVGSFLTLATRFMPGLLSGFRERQPGISVKLEEGDQQEIIDALISGRTELALSYSFAVPDEIVGEKFCELPPYILLSADHPLATRSSISLTEMRDEPFILLDLPHSRDYFSSLFTASGIEPRISFRTRSSEMIRGLIGHRQGYSIHNAVPRTTIGYDGSRVAVVPITEQLPPTHVMALRLKRHALRPAVQTFADYAREAFAVGGQFAPGSIAPAGIDAA